TGATGCGCAGATAGTCCGGCCGGccgttcctctctctgcggccctgaccaccggcagcttgggccttgccccgctgttGGCCGCACCCTAGGTTAAGTTTTTATAGTATGTtaagtattttgtattatttttatattttacttttatatccatattataaaagcctagcctaagatgaaagataaataaagaaaaattatgAAACTACAGACTGTTTTCGCCTGTTGCCTCGGTAACTTGATCTACTTACTGGGGAAAAAAATACTGGCTGTATCTGGTAGGAACCGTGAAAGATTAGTTGTCATCGTGGCTGTAAAGTGTCCCTTTGTCCACTTTGTTGGAGCAAACTCCAGTTCTCACCCTCCAGGGTGAGATCGCCAGGTACGGTCATTTTCTACTGCTCCAATTACATGTCCTACTCACCACGTAAGTGCTGCACCGAGTGAATGACGAGTTGGCGTCAAGTTCTGGTGACAGCGAGGTGATCCGCTGCGGGATACCGCTAGGTGCGGTCATTTTCTACTGCTCCAATCAGTTCTCCTACTCACCAGGATGAAGTGCTGGACCGAGTGGATGGCGAGTTGCCGTCAGGTTCCCTTGACAGCGAGGTGATCCGCTGCGGGGGGTCCGCAGGGTGTGGCGCAGTAGTGGTCTGCTGTCCTGACCACTTGCCCGACATGCGCGCGCGACACAGCTCCTTCAAATAGACATCTTGGTTACGACTTACGTCTCTCATCTACATACATGAAAAATTTTAAGGAGTTATCTGCTACTTAACTGTAATTTTACAgttagattaaataaaatataggcaattaaaaatatttcaacgaACAGTATCATTTAAAACTTGTCAGGCGCttataccaccaccaccaccaccaccacggtctgcaataaatatttcaatttcaatttcttataattttattagaaaCGAAATGGTCTATTTATTATACACTAATTAAGTAgacttaataattttataataataaaattaataaataatgacacgggcaagggcagcatccgctcggtgtaccccttacatttcattaaagtgtcataAGGgcttctacgtgttggcttcggctccgcgcactcCTCCCAAAGGTCCTGACACCATTATTCCGTGATGGAAAagacatacaataaataataactggTAATTCAACCTATATATAGGTACGTcacactgctgggcacaggcctcctcttaTGCACAAGacttaataatttgtaattatttatttgttactacTTGTATTTGTGTATATGTGTTCAGAAATAAACCTTTACTTGGTAGTCTCTAGTCGCCTCAGCGTCGATCTCAGCAGCCGATGACAGTCCCTGCATCTTCCTTTTCCCGTTCAGGTCTCGTTTCAGCAGAACAACGAACACCACGCCGCCCACCAGAAGAACAGACAAGCTGCCCACTAGAGCCATCAGCACTGGGAGCTCCAAGCCGAATATTTGAGCCTCAGAAGACTCTGAATGCTCTATTATTGGTCGTTTGCTCTGTAATTCAATTAAACAATTAATCGTTAATAGGATGCAAATAAGGCGATAATTAACTCTCCGCGAGGATGAGATGTTTCTACCTATTTGCTGGGCTGGGCGAATATAACATTTTCTCTGTAGGTATTTGTAAAGGACTTACTCGATCTCCGACGCCAGTTGCCAAAATTTTAACACCGGTCTCATGCCGTAACTCGTCTTTGATATCATCTGAAATATCGTAGTAGgtacagtaaaataatattacaaagTATCAATCAAACACGACTTTCATCGTTGCATTACAAAATAATGCCTTGTCTTACCAATACGCTTAGCTACAGTGCTTGCATCATATCCCTTACTATTCTTCTCAACTTTGAACGTTACTTCTCCCTTGTCCACTCtgcaaaaatatattaagtGGATAAGATTTTAGTGTCTAGAAAAATAATCGAATTCTGAGCTAGCAAAACTTTAATTTCATACCGCGGATTTGTGAAAGTCTTTTCCTCTAATCCCAgtttttcttcaattttttttataaatgaaacGCCGACATCCCAATTATTAAACAACCTGTgagaattaaataataaaaatgagcaCTCAAATCTCTGATTAGATACATAAATACCAATGATCATAAGAGGAATGTGCATACCGGTTTTTGAAGAGGACATACGCATAAGAAGGATCGTAATCGTAGTCATTGTGATCATGGACGCCCGTAAACTTTTGTGCGCTAGGCGTGCCTTGACCTGTAaatacaaaattgtaaaaaCATATCATATTTGGCCTTAGTGAAGAAATACGGCATACGTGACACATACAAAAGTCAAGGAATAAATTCATGCAAATTCATCCGTTTCACCGTTGTAGCTGataaaaattgatttcgtcaGATTGACATATCtattattgttttccatcgtattttctcggaaacgttcgtatttgtcatgctagttcagtcaatgtcagtactttttgtaccgagtctgactgaaatagcaagttCGTaagtttctgtgaaaatattacgatggaaaataattatgcactacatctgtacccacataatattttgttttaattaagcatcaatcaaataaaattattaattttgcttCATCGCAATTTTAATTGCTAAGGCCATTAAACTTCAGTGGCGATGGCGTAGCGTGAAGTAATCTAGCCCTGGGCGTaacgcatctgcgaggcccttttctttcaatgtATATTCCACTACGGCTTCCGCTAGGCCCCTTTAAGTGCGAGACTGTGGGCGAgggcccacttcgcccacgcctagctacgccactgaaaCCACCTTGCACAGTAGTATTCTACAGtggcaaaagaaaaaaactaaaacaaaatgaaGATGCACACGGAACAGAACATTGCCGAATTGAAACGTGACGACACCaatgatttattattgtttgaatCGAAGAAGGGATCGCTAATGGAATAACCAGCACacggaaatataaatctataAAATGATAACAAtgatataatttgaaaaacacGACACTTATACACAGTACGCATTATGCCTTGAGTGTTAACGGAAAATAGTGCTGCAATGGAAGGGAAACATTTAGTGCGAAGTTCTAGATAAAGAAGTgcgttttatcgtattttatgcAATTAATTATTGTCACGCTGCTACCAGCGTTcgaatatttaagaaaatacattttaggcATTCAGTTTTTCAAGAAACAACGACAGCTCTAGCACATCTCAGGCCTTAGTGACACTAACCTGTCACTGACTTATTCTGATGCAAATAATGCTTTAGGACTTTCGCGTCCAGGCGAGGCCCAGGCTTTTTAACATCATCTCGTTCCCTACGCATAAACCCCCATTCTTTACTTAGTAAATCTTGGAAGTCCTCGGggtaaaattttgaattttcacCTGAAACATGGTCGGTATTTGAAACAACTGCGTCAATTGTTACTGCCAGTCCAGCTCCTAGGGTTATGGAGGTCTAACGTGAATTTATAGCCGGAAATAAAGCAACGTTCGGGTAACtcaaaatatataaacttaGAAAGATAAAGTCCTTCAACAAGATGGAGTGAAATAATGTTGCTGCTTGTACCTACAACGCAAAAAAAGCAACGAAGCAACAATCGTTGTCGTTATAACATACAAACATCATAACATGGATATCAAAACTCACCTTGCAAATCCTCAGCCTTTAGGGGACCACCTTCAGCATAGAGAGCTCCTTGCGGCTTTAATTTGGAATCCACAATTTGGCGCCAGTAATTCACCAAGTACTCCATATTCTTAGAATGTTTCGCCTGAGATTCCGGGGTATTTAGATCTGTGATATGGTAAAAGATTCAACATTAGTATTATACCGTTTAACCTTTCTAAAATAAACAACTTTAGCTCTAAGTTATACCTTTCCAGTTTTCAAGTTCTCCGCTACCCATATCATAGGGTACCTCTTCCATGTCGTCGAAGTAAATTCTTTGTTCAGGTAAATCGCTAGGATTTTCATATTCAAATGGAAAATTCTTCTCAGCGAAGCTTTGTTTGTACTTTTCTTGGGCGTTTGAGAGCACCTCTGCATCAATAGGCGATGCATTATTTCCGAGGATATACTCAGCCGTGAACGGAGGTGCTTTTGCTTTCATCTTTCTATAATGAGCTCCTAGGCGCTCTTCGTCATAACCTCCGTTAATTTCAGCTCTGTTTGCGTTGACTACAGGCAAAGACTTTTTAATCTTATCCACAATAGCGCTGGCATACGCTTCGGGATCAGTGGCTCTAGCTTTTTGAGCAGCCCTAATTCTCTCTCGGAAACCCTCAAAAGGTAGAATGACAGGAGACTCCTCGTCTGCACTTATTAGCATTAGATCGCGTAATTTATCGCTTGGGGTTTCTTCGGCTGAGATTGCTTGATCTTCGTCAGATATTATGGggcctataaaattaaaaattgaaaacaagttTATTATCCTTAGAGTCCTACCATACTTCTTCAGACCAAGGCCGAAATGTAAGTATCCAAATACCTTTTGGGATAAGAAGTTCAGCAGCTTCCTCATCGGTTAATGGTGGGCTATACACCTCATTCGCATAGTTTGAGTCAAGTTGAGAGTTAGGAGTAAAACGAATGTAGGCCTCCTGTTCATCGGGTTCATTCTAGAAATAACACATGAGTATAAGTTACACCGTAAAACAGTCTCGATAATCTTAAACATCGCATACTTACATCTTCTTCAGTAGTATCAGCGACATCGGAACTTAGTTTGGGGTCCACAAAATGGTCGCATATTTTTGGATTGATCTTTGTTGGGTCTCTGAAATTTGAAAAGACTCGATTAATTAATCGATATGGCATATTATGTGATAGATAAGTAACCTGCGGGCTTAggacggtagcatttttatcgcctatcaccatgcctgtcacgttctaacaagtatgtaagtgcgaaagtgacaggcatagtgacaggtgataaaaatgcaaccatgctgacaccgctgtcTTTAGTTTTCCTTGACTCATAATTTCCAATAGCTGGCGGCTTAAAGAAAAATTTAGTCTTAGTCTCTATTCAGAACCACTCTTTTAACAACACTATCGTCTTGTCGCGAACTCTATTCACCAGTTGCTGAGATCAATCAAAGCAGTCAGCACATAAAACAGGCTACAGCAAACAAAGCTAAAGTTGGTAATAAACAAGTGTCCGTTAAGAACATTAAAGAGAAATCATGTCGAACCATAGTAGTGCGTGGTTAGAATACTACGGTATTAAAATTTCTATAATAAACAGCCCTAAGCGGTATTGACAAACTTAATCTTTCAGTTTATTTTACACAAATACTGACAGGTCCTGGCGCAGCGTGTACAGCATGGCCTGCAGCACGCACTGCGTGTAGGCGTGCTCCCAGCGGTAGCCGTGCGACGCTAGGCGTTGCAGCTCCTCTTCGAACCATTGCAGCTGCTCCGAGCTCATGTCATATCTGAACAAAGAAACATTCAACGATAGTGAATCTTTTGATCTTAGTCTTACTACCAaatgtaaatacctaaataaatagagTTAGGTATAGTTTTACTAGTGTGTTGTTTAACAAAGAGAAGGATTTGACAAACAAATATGATACTTGTGCCAATATTTGCGCTCCACAAATATTGTTATACCTGATGCAAAGTGCAACAAACGATGACTGATATTTATACCGTTACAATCACAATCtgcataggtacaataaacatCTATGTCGtaactttaattaaaattgcCACTAACGTACTTCGTGTCTAACACATTACACAAAGAAAAAAGGCTGCCACGGTCTAAAAGACTAAAACAATATTGGCAGTGACTAAGCATATAAGGAAAAGAGACCTATTTTACTGGCTCTCAAACTTGGGACTAAAGTTCTATTCCATATGCTTTTATAATATGACAGGTTACACCTACGTAACAACGATGACACACCCTGAACGGTACAATTAATTTACCTCTATTAAggaaatccatactatccatactaatattataaatgcgaaggtgtgtctgtctgtctgttacctcttcacgcttaaaccgctgaaccgatttagttgaaatccatactaatattataaatgccaaaGTGTGTCTgactgtatgtctgtctgttacctcttcacgcttaaaccgctgaacggatttagtttaaatttggcatagagatagtttgagtgccggggaaggacatatgacagtttttatgtcggaagtcatccctacagagggtgaaaaggggggtggaaatgagaaaattaacgAATTGCCTATTAATTGGTGTACCTAAGCAATTAAGCACAATATGCTTAAAATTATCGCCattagattttatccaggcgctatacttactctaactaactgctggaactaattccatgcagacgaagtcacgggcgaAGGATATATGTACAGGAAAATAAGTAGGCATTTTTACACCTGCGATCTTATTACCCTCCTGACGGCTGAATATCaaaatatgcttaaatttatttaactagGTATGTTAAGTTGACAAAAAGTTGATTGGAGCTTATAAATACTGCGTGTAGAACGCCTGTGGCCAGGaggtcaataaaaatatctacctaCTTTTATTTGGAACCAGCATTTTAAAGTAGTTTTAAATTGAAAGTAAATATTGGTACTCGGATACTCACTGGTACAGCGCACCTTCATCCACTTCGCTCTCGTAGATCGGTATACACTTCCCGAAGGCGAAATCTATTAAACAcaactttattaaaatttgaagtAGTTATGTTATTAATCAACGATGTCAAACTTGGTTCTAgacaaatttaatgtttattctaGTATATTGCCTGGAAACTTATAACTTAATTGGGAGACAATTGTTACTTTATTATCAGGTATCCGTTTATGGAACATTTTTTCCATTAGAAACCCTACTATACAAAACGCGCTCagttaataataactcaataagTCATTAATAGTCGTTTAAACTCTTTTATTTATAAGAATCCTCGGAGGTATGGTATCGCAAAGGTTTGCTGCGTAGCTGGAATCGAATGCTTCGCTGGTATCGGCCCTGGCCCCTTTGGCCTAGTTACCCTGGTAAGTTAGATTTGCAAAAGTTTAAATGAACGATAAACTAGTGGCTAAATGGTGTGTATCACCTTAAATAATAGTGGATGCAAGTGGCATTAACTGCATCGTAAAATACAAGTAAACTTACCGTCATAGCACCACTCCGCGCCCTCTATGCACAAGGTTGAGCTGAATAAGCAACCTGTAAGAAATTATCGTATTTGTAAATCATATACATAAGTATGAAAATACATATTGGTAGAAAAATTGTGGAACATACCCCAGACTAACGGTGCGATTatagaaatgaattagagattcactagatatgaaatagcaaagatatgtgacgtttcaCGACAAAAGTTAcgttatggcggctggcgcttacgtcgcatagccccgcaaattattgcggccctatgcgacgtaagcgccatccaatccAATCGCCATAAGggacctttacccgtgggacgtcacatatctttactatattAATCTAgtaaatctctaattcatttcccgaatcgcgccacAATAGGTCAATTCGAAACGAAGAGCCTCTCTACTAGACCGCGTAGCTCGAGTGCCTATGTAAGTACTAGTTTTCCATTTTAGCTGTGTGCGTTAAAAATCTGTACCTATGACTTGCAGTAGCTATGACTTCTTAAGGTAAAATCCTTATTTATATTACATAGAAGGTATAGTAaagtaatgaaatgaaaactgAACGTTTTCATTAATTTACCAAAAAGCGTTTGAAGATTATTTCTATCGCAGACAAGCCGCCCCAAAGAACCGCGCCCTCGGGCCCTCACTCTGTCATCAATATTTAGTAAAGCTACAAATTATCTCATCTCATAACTCTCATAAGTAAGAAAACTACCCATTGACATTATAAGGACGGACCTTGTGCTAGTTCAGCGGTGTCACTCACGAATTCAAGCCAATCAATCGTGCGGTCTAACGCAACTATAGACCGctggccaggaacagatttccatgaccaatcgcttcccgggcgaaaactcgtattgtggttaacggctatgtatgatgaaccctcgtgaacgtcagctgtatttttttatttattattacaatatattttacacagcattacagtttgCACCAAAGCGCAAAGCGCAAACTGTAATGCTGCCGTCAAAAGTCAGCGGCAGCtaaagtcagctgccgctccgttggtgggttgaggaatggcagccaccgaaaccaaccaactgacgaaatttgcgcctggctcgcggtctactAGTTGTgaccaatcgcgcgcgtgatgcgaactAATCAATCTCATCATTTCAACCAGTCGCGTTGTGgcgttagactgcacgattggctcgaattcgtgtgCGTGACACCACTGTACCGGCCCCATTCTTATTGCCCGTAAGGCCCATCTTTAGATATATGTCAATGATCTGCCTCAATAACGAAATTGTAGCcgtataggtatgtaatataaGAATCCTTCACATCCTATCCCATCTACGTGATAACTTAAGACGGGGCTATCGCAAAActctactttttagggttccgtagttccgtacctcaaaaggaaaaaaaacggaacccttataggatcactcttgcgtctgtatgtctgtctgtccgtctgtcatagcctattttctccaaaactactggaccaattaagttgaaatttggtacacatatgtaaatttgtgacccaaagacagacatttaacgtaaacaaatgaattttaaaaatgggggcacttttggagggtaaatgagaaaataaaaataaaaaagttttcaaactatatcgtgttacatatcaaatgaaataccttattttaagaatctcaaatatatatttcttgtaattttaaaataaatagtttagaacttattaaagaataaaaccggccaagtgcgagtcggactcgcccaccaagggttccgtacttttttagtatttgttgttatagcggcaacagaaatacatcatctgtgaaaatttcaactgtctatcacggttcctgagatacagcctggtgacagacagacggacagcggagtcttagtaatagggtcccgtttttaccctttgggtacggaaccctaataaaaaaaggACTACGTTGGGACGGTAGGACAGTGCAAAAATGATGTACCCGCTTTTGATGTATAAAAAGAGCGAGctcatcgccaacaaactgttccGCAGTTTGGCGAAACATTGTATTATAGTGCACATATTGTATTTTCCATgttatatcaataaaaaaaacagttagtTTATGACCTACTTTTGCTTTAGCTGAAAGGCAGTTATTGAAATctactataatataataagttaCATCTTTGTAACTGAGTCCTTTTATGTGGCATACCGGGCTTTATGAGTTCAAAGCTCACAAGCTTCATAAGATGCTGGTTTCATCGAAAAGCTCCCACAAATGAAATTGCAGGTAAAGTTTATTCAAGCCCTGTGACTCCTGTGAGCTCGTCTATTTTTAGCCATGTATcgatcgaagttcgcaaatgtTTTAAAGATAATGCTTTCGATGCGATGTTGATGATAAgaatctttttaatacagttgctcaaaaagtgctacttttcgtggctgtttagcgtgcggaaagttggttttcgcgaactagtgctttttacttttccattttttttaaatttatacttgttccaattcatgactacttattgatgagtgtttatattagtttcctttaaacgtcgtaatcaacataaaaaccgactgttaatgtaagaatacgaaaaatatgcatatttcatattttattacttacctcttcattcATTcttacacgtttattttttaatgttgaaaaaccgttcttaataagttgtctgaatggaacggaacgcctgtcaaagaagaggcgtattttcttactgcaagaatgttttaagtttccaaaagttcgactttttaattattttaataaatttaaaacacatCGGATTCCCAATTTGGTTTTAGAAAAGGCAAAAGTACTGAAGACGCTGTTTTAGCTGTTACCTCTCTAATTACTCAGCAAGTTGATAGAGGGCAGAAATGTTTAGCTGTATTCCTTGACTTGAAAAAGGCCTTTGATACCGTCTCTCTCCCCATACTTATTGAAAAGCTTGAGCATATGGGTATACGTGGGAAACCGCTAGCTCTTTTGAAAGATTATTTAAGAAGTCGTAGTCAGGTGGTTAAAATTGGAAACCATATTAGTGAGGAGCAAGAGATAACTTTTGGTGTCCCACAGGGTAGTGTCCTTGGTCCGACTCTCTTCTTGGCCTATATAAATGACCTTACTGATCTAATCCTAGATGGGGGCGCGATTTTTTCCTACGCGGACGATactgttgttatttttagtgaCAGTACATGGGAAGCTGTGTTTAGTCAGGCGGAGAAAGGACTCCAAGAAATCTCTTCGTGGCTAAATTTAAACCTTCTCACACTTAATGTGGCCAAGACAAACTATATTTGCttcacaaaatacaaaagtacaCAACCACCTCCTACTTTAAGTTTAAGAATACATGATTGTCGTCAAATAGATTTATCAAACTGCAATTGTAAGAAAATTGCTAAGGTTGCTTTCACAAAATACCTTGGGATAATTGTCGACCAGCGACTATCATGGCACAATCATATTGAGTACATTAATAATAGAATCAGAAAGTTAatatggatttatttatttattaaaatattaaagcacattacaactaaaaatctattaaaacaaCTATATATTACGTTAGCTCAATCCGTCATGACATACTGTATTCCAGTTTGGGGTGGAGCAAATAAATCTAAGTTTATTGATACCGAAAGGGGACAAAGATGTTTACTTAAAGTTATGTTCTCTAAATCATATAGATACCCAACAGATGAACTATACAACGAGTGTAAACTGCTTAGCgtaagaaaattatatattttgaacaCGACCTTAAAGTTACATAGGACTCTAACCTATAAACCACCTACGTCAACACAAAGAAGAAAAGATAAAGTAGTTGTCCTCTCTAACACAAAGTCTCTTTTCGCCAAAAGGCAATTTGTTTACCATTCTgcctacttgtataataatataaataatattatctcgATTTATTCACTGCAATcgtataattttaagaaaacacTTTTAGAATGGTTAATTAACCTAAGTTACAAGGAAACTGAAAACCTAATATATCACGTATCTTAAATAttgcaacaataataaaataaaaataaaaaaacaactttttcaaacatattcatatcaatcaaaattaaactatcgttagacatatttcaaaatatttaaatcactacggttattatataaattcaatTGTTTTGAGTGCACTAATTTCTCAACAttatatcataattttgtttttaaatttaattttaaatcataattttaattttacttaattgtaataaattatatgttaaactttactttagctaaagttcatactaattatataatatcttcacctaaatattacttcaaatgatatgttcggttactatttataaacccttaatagtagtagcggggtcttctgccacaagtatttacaatacttacaaggagattccaagcataactaaattgtaaattgtgaaatgttttaaccaaaataaacaatttttcattttttcattttcatttcattttccaaaggcaacattcgatattgtttttataaatatacgatacacaaataatcgtaaataacgatatttaggtaataatagtagtacaatgttttaatatttacaattgtttctgtcttatagaacatgcatttgaaaaaaaaaaactttcattgaagtgggttcaataataataacaaaatatattctagtcgaataaaagctagaaaaacacctcttcataatgtcaatgtcaatgatgtcacagaattaataatataaaagtttcgaattccattccttacttacttacttacttgttgcttttcttattttttcgcaactgtattaaaaaaaacgtcgttcgatacacgtgcgaatatgtCATTCtttactcgtcccgagtcttgccactcgcctacggctcgtggcaagatatctcagTACTCGTAaactaatgacatactttccgcactagcatcgaaatgtactatttcatttctcatgctctgaaagagggtcgttACTGTTCTAAAGGGTGTGCAGAagatgatacgtgtctgcactagagcattttacgttcgaagtacgtttttagggttccgtacccaaagggtaaaaacgggaccctatcactaactctctgctgtccgtctgtcaccaggctgtatctcatgaaccgtgatagctagacagtgaaattttcacagatgatgtatttctgttgccgctataacaacaaatactaaaaacagaataatataaatatttaaatggggcttccatacaacaaacgtgatttttttgccgttttttcataatggtacggaacccttcgtgcgcgagtccgactcgcacttgttttttaatttttttacgataagcaattgaaatttgagtttaaatgaatttgttatacaatttccattctgatatttgactctatattccataaataacgatacttttgtctgaattgttaattgaaagtaccctcaagaaatactataaaaatgtatacttagtcatgtttttaaaaaaacacatgcattttactttcctcgtattcgaaatgaaaagtagtgtttaactcgggtgaaaggtattatagaccgcgggccaggaacaaatttcatgaccaatcgcctcccgggctaaaactcgtatagtggttaacggctatgtatgatgaaccctcgtgaacgtcagctgccgctccgttggtgggttgaggaatggcagcaaataaagtctataaaaaattttttgtcatcgcctccactttgtcagatgatagttcagatgctattgtaaataaacaaaatcgtcagccgattgtatcgctgtggaaagaccgtcagctggtcacatgaacatgtaaaaaagaaaattcttttcagtcatcggcgtcatcgcctcccgtttgatactttgttagatgatagtttagatgctattgttaataaaacaaaacgtcagccggttgtatcgcggtggacagaccgtgttacgcgcttcggtggctgccattcctcaacccaccaacggagcggcagctgacgttcacgagggttcatcatacatagctgttaaccgctatacgagttttcgcccgggaggcgatgactgacgaaatttgcgcctggctcgcggtcc
This genomic stretch from Cydia strobilella chromosome 6, ilCydStro3.1, whole genome shotgun sequence harbors:
- the LOC134742363 gene encoding receptor-type tyrosine-protein phosphatase N2 isoform X3; amino-acid sequence: MGRQRPALWALALLCTLAPSHADGNIGCLFSSTLCIEGAEWCYDDFAFGKCIPIYESEVDEGALYQYDMSSEQLQWFEEELQRLASHGYRWEHAYTQCVLQAMLYTLRQDLDPTKINPKICDHFVDPKLSSDVADTTEEDNEPDEQEAYIRFTPNSQLDSNYANEVYSPPLTDEEAAELLIPKGPIISDEDQAISAEETPSDKLRDLMLISADEESPVILPFEGFRERIRAAQKARATDPEAYASAIVDKIKKSLPVVNANRAEINGGYDEERLGAHYRKMKAKAPPFTAEYILGNNASPIDAEVLSNAQEKYKQSFAEKNFPFEYENPSDLPEQRIYFDDMEEVPYDMGSGELENWKDLNTPESQAKHSKNMEYLVNYWRQIVDSKLKPQGALYAEGGPLKAEDLQGQGTPSAQKFTGVHDHNDYDYDPSYAYVLFKNRLFNNWDVGVSFIKKIEEKLGLEEKTFTNPRVDKGEVTFKVEKNSKGYDASTVAKRIDDIKDELRHETGVKILATGVGDRSKRPIIEHSESSEAQIFGLELPVLMALVGSLSVLLVGGVVFVVLLKRDLNGKRKMQGLSSAAEIDAEATRDYQVKELCRARMSGKWSGQQTTTAPHPADPPQRITSLSREPDGNSPSTRSSTSSWSEEPALTNMDISTGHMVLAYMEDHLRNKDRLEQEWRALCAYEAEPCATNAAMKEENTGKNRYADVLPYDHSRVTLNKLSNHLGSDYINASTITDHDPRNPAYIAAAGPLAHTAPDFWQMVWEQGSVVMVMLTRLTENGQQLCHRYWPEEGSELYHIYEVHLVSEHIWCDDYLVRSFYLKNQRTGETRTVTQFHFLSWPENGVPASTKALLEFRRKVNKSYRGRSCPIVVHCSDGAGRSGTYCLIDMVLNRMAKGAKEIDIAATLEHIRDQRPRTVATKQQFEFVLMAVAEEVHAILKALPAQLQQMQEKKDKEKDKDKEKEGSEKEKPNN
- the LOC134742363 gene encoding receptor-type tyrosine-protein phosphatase N2 isoform X2, which encodes MGRQRPALWALALLCTLAPSHADGNIGCLFSSTLCIEGAEWCYDDFAFGKCIPIYESEVDEGALYQYDMSSEQLQWFEEELQRLASHGYRWEHAYTQCVLQAMLYTLRQDLDPTKINPKICDHFVDPKLSSDVADTTEEDNEPDEQEAYIRFTPNSQLDSNYANEVYSPPLTDEEAAELLIPKGPIISDEDQAISAEETPSDKLRDLMLISADEESPVILPFEGFRERIRAAQKARATDPEAYASAIVDKIKKSLPVVNANRAEINGGYDEERLGAHYRKMKAKAPPFTAEYILGNNASPIDAEVLSNAQEKYKQSFAEKNFPFEYENPSDLPEQRIYFDDMEEVPYDMGSGELENWKDLNTPESQAKHSKNMEYLVNYWRQIVDSKLKPQGALYAEGGPLKAEDLQGENSKFYPEDFQDLLSKEWGFMRRERDDVKKPGPRLDAKVLKHYLHQNKSVTGQGTPSAQKFTGVHDHNDYDYDPSYAYVLFKNRLFNNWDVGVSFIKKIEEKLGLEEKTFTNPRVDKGEVTFKVEKNSKGYDASTVAKRIDDIKDELRHETGVKILATGVGDRSKRPIIEHSESSEAQIFGLELPVLMALVGSLSVLLVGGVVFVVLLKRDLNGKRKMQGLSSAAEIDAEATRDYQELCRARMSGKWSGQQTTTAPHPADPPQRITSLSREPDGNSPSTRSSTSSWSEEPALTNMDISTGHMVLAYMEDHLRNKDRLEQEWRALCAYEAEPCATNAAMKEENTGKNRYADVLPYDHSRVTLNKLSNHLGSDYINASTITDHDPRNPAYIAAAGPLAHTAPDFWQMVWEQGSVVMVMLTRLTENGQQLCHRYWPEEGSELYHIYEVHLVSEHIWCDDYLVRSFYLKNQRTGETRTVTQFHFLSWPENGVPASTKALLEFRRKVNKSYRGRSCPIVVHCSDGAGRSGTYCLIDMVLNRMAKGAKEIDIAATLEHIRDQRPRTVATKQQFEFVLMAVAEEVHAILKALPAQLQQMQEKKDKEKDKDKEKEGSEKEKPNN